The Rosa rugosa chromosome 3, drRosRugo1.1, whole genome shotgun sequence sequence AGagtaattagaagaaaaaaaattcaattagaAGTTTTTTTAGATTAATCAAAACCTTCATTTATATAATCTGGTTAGAACTTGGAAGTTGGAAGAGATACGTTTTGGGTTGGAGATGAGGGAAGACTATTTAGGAACCAtctagtgtgtgtgtgtatattttttagGGGCCGTGATCACTTATCCAATTtttggctaaaaattgcccacttactccaccaagagttttttaaccccatttaccaaatctaacagtgtttgacagtattgccctcattttaattaacaaattacactcatatctctctctcctccccctcatcgatttctctctctctctttctctaacctcgtctcaggctctctttctctctctctctaagccaccactccaccgtcgatgtcggcctccaccgccgccgctctgtcccaccgtcggaccaccagaggatgacgccatccaactccacgatcccaacccctctgggcttcgccggttttgttcgtcagatgtccgggaaaggcgtgaatcgggtctgggctccGAGATGAGTCTCcttgcaggtctcggacgacgtcaaaactgtgatctattggggggcaatagacagattattgctccccaataatttcttaactgtggttaattaatcactgaaattagagttttgataagtcttatgttgttttgagtttattatagtacaataatctgttaatgatagaaactggtgattttttgggtggtctattgggaggcaatagacagattattgccccgcaataatgtcttaactgtggttcatttattacaggtcatttcaacaaaatgctgctagattcattaaccaaaataattaggtttattggggggtcataaaaagtttattgccccccaatattttttttatagatggtcagaagtaactcattttggttttaaattagtttacaaaagtacaggtattcaaattcaatacttggtgaatttaagtCCACAACGAATTGCCTTTTTTTTCACTCTCCACTTcacttgaaccgcttcaccctaggcctcccggGTGGCCTCTTAACAAGAATAAATGCACCTAACAACAAAATGATCAACCATATTCctccaaaaaataacaaaacaaatatattattgccccgcaataaacagattattgccccccaataatatatcagaaataccaaaacacattagaagcagtctttaaacacaaaggaaaatatcactgaacacaattatagagactttacaacaattaagacacattattgccccccaataggaagattattgccccccaataatctcgaCTCCGGTTGACGATTTTGCCCACAATTCCAGTCATTTTGCAACAATTCCGGTTGACCATTTGCCTTCACACTGATTTGACTCCGATTGCAACGACTTCGGTTGCAGCCCGGGACCGGAGATACAATCAAGTTGCGATTTCCGTGATGATCAGTCGCCGGCgagagagacagaagcaaatcgaagacgtacccgattctactggcggtcgtcgattccttcagaaggtcaaacccggcctcgccgaacttctcagcgacgaggaccgtcggcttggcgttgAGCCTGgccgcggagagcacgacgacgagtttcggcgcggcgatggcgagagccggcgtcttgggcgacctgctggagggatggagggagggagagagagagaaatcggtgagggggagagagagagagggggagagagagggagagagagagagagagagagagagagagagagagagagagagagagagagagagagagagagagagagagagagagagagagagagagaaactgagaggagagagattgaaggagagggcaaaaaagtccaaaaaattaataaaaaagaattaattgggtattagggaaataatcccttagagtgttttgggtaaacggggttaaaaaacagttagtaGAGCAggtgggcaaattttaagctaaaattgggtaaatgagcatttcccctattttttattttgggcaACAGTAAACAATAGCACAATTGACGTTACATCTTGGTGGGCAATTATGTTAGTATTGACGCCCCAAACTTGACATTCCATCCTACATGCCCCCAAACATTTTTGAGATCTGATACACCAAAAATTAAAGCCAAAACAAAACCTGAAAACCAAAGCGATCACACATAGTGCTCATGCATTCAGATCATAtcatcaaaatttgagaaatttaaTTCGAATACATGCGTACCTTAACCGTAACACGCCGAATCATCGCTTCCTCCAACAGTCGTCAAGATCACGAAGCAAGAGCATGATTTGGGATTCGAATCCGGCCTCCTGAGGTGAAACCCTAAGTCAATTTCACCGTTTCGGATTCAATTTCAGGAAATTTGAAGATTTCTCCTGTTTTCCACCGGAAGGGACGGACCAGAGAGAGCTAGGGTTTTCTTTTTCGGTTCCACTTCCACCAAAATAAAAAGGGTTtcgatcaaaaattaaaaaccaaaTGGAAAAAATACGCGAATCCTTTGGATAATGCCACGTGACGCAATCTGGGATGTTCGATTGGTGCTCGGCTGCTTGCGTTCGCACAGTAGTCACCTGGAGACTAACGATTTCACGGGAAATGATAATATGGTGGGGGTGTGACGGTCCAATTACTAGTCCTCAACAATTGATGGATGAGATTTGatgtacttgagtgaataaTGATTTTGAGAATTGTTTAGCGGTGTAAACACTGAGAATCATTATTCGTAAAGTATGCCATTTTTGTCTTTGAGTTATTAGGCGCCAAAAATGAAATACAGTAAATATTGCAGTTACTCGCCAAAATCAGTGTTGGTTGTTAggcgccaaaaaaaaaatactgtaGTTTCTCGCTAGAGTGAGTGTTTGTTTCCAcagtgagcatcatcatccaaaAATATCGAGAATGCCATTTTTGTCTTTGAGTTATTAGGCGTCAAAAAGGAAATACTGCAGCTACTCGCTAGAGTCAGTGTTGGTTTCCACTTTCCACACTGAGCATCATTATCCTTTAGGTATTGAGAATGTCATTTTTGCTTTTGAGTTATTAGGCGCCAAAAAGGAAATACTACAACTACTCGCTAGAGTCAGTGTTGGTTTCCACACTAAGTATCATTATCCTTTAGGTATCGAGAATGTCATTTTTGCTTTTGAGTTATTAGGCGCCAAAAAGGAAATACTACAACTACTCGCTAGAGTCAGTGTTGGTTTCCACATTGAGCATCATCATTCGTTAAGTATCGAGAATGTCATTTTTGCCTTTGAGTTATTAGGCGCCAAAAAGGAAATACTGCAGCTACTCTCTCTAGGCGCCAAAGTAGTTACTCGCTAGAGTCAGTGTTGGTTTCCAACGCACTCCTTCAGAGTAACATGTGGCCACCGGTGAGGTAAGACAGTTAATAGAGCTAAGAATTGGGCACGTGAAGTCAGTACTGATGAAGCAGGACATTCTAGCAATGCCCGGAAGTGAATAACAATATAGAGTGGCgtagtcaaaactcaaaagaaagAACAAGATTGAGTTGATACATTTAAGCATCGAGAAATTATTGTATACAACAAGCTCTCATTGCATGCATTTGTAAGCATTGATTTGGACCGTCCACCACTTTAACATTTAATGATTTGACAGGAACCTGCTTAATAATACTTGTTTGACCCCATATCAAATATCTAGAAAGGAACCTGATTAATAATACTTGTTCAAccccaaatcaaatatctaacGGTCCGATTAAGTCTACTTATAATTGGTCATGTCATATATCTCACTGTGAATAGTACCAAACAATATTAAGAGTTAGTGCATAAATATTTCTTCATCTAAAACTTGCACCAGCATTCAGGCTTATAAAGTTAAGAATTCTTCATATAAATTCTTCATCTAAAACAATATCAAGAGATTTAAGGACATCATCAATAACAATAAAGGCAATAAAACTTATgtttaaatttttaaaaacccACCATTTACCCTTTCACTCCCCTAAAGCAGATTTTACAATTTACCTTTGGGTCGACTCATTTTTAGACTCCCGGTCCGGTCCTCTAAAATAGTAACATCCACAAGTCATGGTCCAAATAGACTTAGATATAAACCAAGGGACTATTTAGCAAAAACCGACAATAATCATAACAACTTACTCTCCACAGAACAATTCCCAGACCTCTAGATCCGGGCTCGCATTGAAAAATCTCTCAAGTTTTTTTTCTCACAGTCGGCGATCTTGATCCAGACGGCACCGTTTTGGCTCTCTCTGGCTCATCCACCTCTGCTCAATTCGCCGGAAAAAGTTCAATCGGTGCGGGTCTAGGGTTTCAGATCTCGCACTCTTCCAGGTAATTTCGCCGTTGCGTAATTTACTTTTCGTTTTACTGCTTGGAATCGAATGCTATTGGAAGGTGAACgaattgaatgaaattttgcgCAGCAAAATCTGTTATTAGGATTTCGTAGGCATTGAGAAGTAATTTTTATGCGGTTTCAGGTGGGGTTATGTTATTGTGGAGCTTCAATTTGAGAAGCTAAGGTTGGGAACAATGCATGCCAAGGGGATACAATCGTCTTTTCGGGATCGGACGCAGGAGTTCCACAGTGTAGCAGAGAGGCTAAAGAAGTCATTCTCGTCGGCGCCGGGGCCGGGGCCGTCGCAGAATGGCCCGACTAGTGGATCGAAATTCCAGGAACAACAATCGGCGGTCGCGACTCACTCCGAGTTTAATAAGAGGGCATCCAAAATTGGATTGGGGATACACTCCACGTCGCAGAAGCTTGGAAAGCTGACAAAATGTGAGTTGTTGTTTGATGATTGCTAGTATAATTGTAATTGCGGtttttggtttgaaatttgaagcAATTTAAATTGATCTAGGTGGTGTTTGTTGTTATTAAATGTCATTATGCACAATCTTTTATCTTGGAACCCATGTTGATAGCCATTGCTTTAAATATCAAAAGATTATGAGTTGTTGTCACGGTTGAAAGTAAGAACCAGGGAGTGTAAACCATACCATGTGCATGAAATATTGCAATCTTTCGGTTCACACTGACATATGGTAGTCTAGTTCGTAGATTGGGAGCTGATGGGCCATCCTTTATGTCCTCCTTGCAACTAGATTAAACTTGATTTAATATTTGTATTACTGGATGTCTTTCATGTTGCTGTTGCTATAAACAACTGTGTTTGAGAAATTGTTATTTATCGTGTATTTGTTGTTTACTTGCAGTGGCGAAGAGGACTTCTGTTTTTGATGATCCTACAAGGGAAATTCAGGAGCTGACAGCAGTTATCAAGCAGGATATTACTGCACTCAACTCTGCAGTGGTAGACCTTCAGCTCCTATCTCATTCCAGAAATGAAAGTGGGAATATTTCTAGTGACACGACTAGTCATTCAACCACAGTTGTCGACGACCTGAAAAATCGGCTTATGAGCACCACAAAAGAGTTTAAAGAAGTCCTCACCATGCGAACTGAGGTAAGGCCTAATATTGTTGCCTGTGCACTTTAAGCTGGTATTCTTAGTACGAGACTGTTCTACTAAATTTGCTCTTCCAATTGTTTTCTGAGactaatgatatttttattGGTTTCATGAAGAATTTGAAGGTTCATGAGAATAGAAGACAATTGTTTTCATCTAGTGCCTCCAAGGAATCCACAAATCCTTTTGTTCGGCAGCGCCCACTGGCTGCTAGGTCCGCTGCTAGTTCTTCAAGTGCCTCTCCTCCTCCATGGGCTAATGGATCAGCATCTTCCTCGCAGTTGTTCCCAAAGTAAGAGACTGTTTTTTTGGTTGTTAGTCATGGAACATTGCTACTGGAATATTACATGgtttatcatttatgaaataGTAGGGAGTTGTCTATGTACCATTTCCTAAATATCTTATTTTATGTGTGTTGCATTATTTAAAATGCCGATTTATCTATCTGTGAACCGTTGAACAAGTGTTCCAGCTGCTTGCACCCTTTGTTCCTCTTGAGAATCCTGAATAATACCGACCCTATCTCTTTGTTTCTTTATACTGGGTCATCATTGTTCTTATGCAGAACAGTCTGCATAAAGACGATGATGTTTCAGCAAAATTACCAATTTTCAGACACTGATGTTGAAACATTCTGGACGATCAGTGTTATTATGCAGACTATTGACTTCTCAACTTATTTATAAATTGATGTTTAATTATAAACTTCAAGAAAGTATGACCcttctttgtttggatttttTTGAACTTTGGTTATGATCTTTGTATGGTATGTCATGGGATTTATATTGATTTAGATATCAAATTGAGGCTGTgatccttttaaaaaaaaatttcttgttTGAAATTTGCAGGAAGGAGATAGATGGGGAGAGTCAACCATTGCTCCAGCAACAGCAtcagcagcaacagcaacaacaggagATGGTTCCGTATCAAGACAGTTTCATGCAGAGTAGAGCTGAAGCTTTGCAAAATGTTGAGTCCACCATTCATGAGCTGAGTAATATTTTCAACCAGCTGGCGACATTGGTTTCTGAGCAAGGGGAAGTTGCCATCAGGTTTTTCTCTAATCCCACCTATTTACATTGCTGCAGAATATGGTGCTAGCTCTAAGCAGAGACAGTACTAATAATGGACCTTTTTACTTTTTCAGTATTTCACAAATATATGGTGAATTGATTGTTACTTTTGCTATATCACATTATCCTAGTACATGGTCTCTTACTACTTACTTTATGGTACAACATGACCTGAGATGATCTAGAAGCTAGATATCTGATATCCATTTTAGCCCAAGACCTTATCAATTAGTTGAATGAGGTTGAGTAAAATTAGTTGTTGTGGACGATGACAAATATTGCAAAATAAAATGGTTTGTCTCTGATGGCAGTGGTTCTGACACTCACATTTATAGAAAAGCGAAGGTGCTTTGTCAGTGAAAACATTTTTCCAATAAGATGGTACATTTTCGTTGAAGTATCCATAAATTTAGTGCAATTGCTATGTGTACTACATTTCGCTCTGTTCAGTTTCCTTGTTCCCGTCATTGTTTTAATTTGAATGTCTAGTTATCATTATGGTCCTAAGGTTTCTATTCGAAAAGAGACAGTAATTTGTGGATTTTTTTGAATGATCTTTTATCTGTTTGCATCTGTGCTACATTCTGATTATTGTTATAGTTGTGGGGAATTTCTGGTGAGAAATACTTTGGCACTTTGAAGTTGGGGAACTAAATCCTAGTTTCTCTCACAATTCTTAAGGTTATGGCATTCTTAGTTGGTGCATGGTAGTTTGAAGAGTATCCTTAGAGTTTCTATAACCTAACACTTAGATTGGATTTGAACTGGAATTTTGACAAGGGTATTTCCTGTTGCAGGATTGATGAGAACATGGAAGACACATTGGCAAATGTAGAGGGTGCACAAGGGCAACTGCTCAAGTATATGAATAGCATATCATCAAATAGGTGGCTGATGATCAAGATATtctttatattaatttttttcctcATGGTTTTCCTATTTTTTGTGGCATAATAGTCATTGCAGAGACAattgaaaaggaagaaaaatgaCAGCTGTCTTTTTGAGTATTTTTACTGTTGATAAGCCCCTTCTATTCGTTTCATGAGCAAGATGATTACCTAGTAATGTAATATATGTATACTGATACACAAAATGGTAAAATTTGTTGTGAACTATGACTGGCAAGATTTATGTGCTTCCGAGTTTGCTATATATTTTGCTGTTTGGTCCCAGGTAGAATGTCTTCCAGGGGTTCGAATACCTTTTTTCAGAAAACGAGTATTTGAATACCTACCTGCATTCGAGCTGTGTTACGAGAGAAACATAGAACTTAACAAGCATACAGTTTTTGAGCCCCCAAAAGTTAATATTTTTGCTGTTGATAGCTGTTCTTAAAACTGACCTCGTGTACTTTAGAAGCCATGCTTCATATGAAGAGCTGTAGGGAAAATCTGAAATGCATTGAAGCATCGATTATAAAGGTAGTTCGGCTGCGGTAGTGGTAGACATGTAACGGACTGATGGTACAGTAGTAGAAAGAGACGCCTCATGTGGGGTGTCAAGAACATGAACTCTGCGATAACCATTCTGTTATGCTATGGGTGAACTACAAGCTCGAAAATATTATACAAGCAAAAGGCACTTTTCCATGTTTCAATAGTTTGGGTATTCCTTGACTGTTGGTTTTTTTTATCGTTTCCATGTTATGATAGTATTCCTAATTGC is a genomic window containing:
- the LOC133740014 gene encoding syntaxin-32, which codes for MHAKGIQSSFRDRTQEFHSVAERLKKSFSSAPGPGPSQNGPTSGSKFQEQQSAVATHSEFNKRASKIGLGIHSTSQKLGKLTKLAKRTSVFDDPTREIQELTAVIKQDITALNSAVVDLQLLSHSRNESGNISSDTTSHSTTVVDDLKNRLMSTTKEFKEVLTMRTENLKVHENRRQLFSSSASKESTNPFVRQRPLAARSAASSSSASPPPWANGSASSSQLFPKKEIDGESQPLLQQQHQQQQQQQEMVPYQDSFMQSRAEALQNVESTIHELSNIFNQLATLVSEQGEVAIRIDENMEDTLANVEGAQGQLLKYMNSISSNRWLMIKIFFILIFFLMVFLFFVA